A genome region from Arachis duranensis cultivar V14167 chromosome 6, aradu.V14167.gnm2.J7QH, whole genome shotgun sequence includes the following:
- the LOC107492192 gene encoding wall-associated receptor kinase-like 20 — translation MVSLVLFLLIALCPVIMIKAWPFSNPPCPNCGDLAVPYPLSTNDNCGDSRYKVYCNNNKLEFLSATGNYYKILKVDPCNNKLVLQPPLILKETCYSSDVVDGGFLLEEDLPFNISTHNTVMLLNCSESILLSPLNCSSNSICRVFEDKVEEGKGCFGKLCCHYLKDSAMNSHKIRVRVGGCTAYTSLVDWNPDSPPDSWNYGIELQWLPALI, via the coding sequence ATGGTAAGCCTTGTGTTGTTTCTACTAATTGCTCTTTGTCCAGTTATTATGATCAAAGCATGGCCATTCAGTAATCCACCATGTCCAAATTGCGGTGACCTCGCGGTACCATATCCACTCAGCACCAACGATAATTGTGGTGACTCCAGATACAAAGTTTACTGCAACAATAACAAGTTAGAATTCTTGTCAGCCACAGGAAATTACTATAAGATCCTTAAAGTTGACCCTTGTAATAACAAGCTTGTTCTTCAACCACCACTCATACTCAAAGAAACTTGTTATTCTTCTGATGTTGTTGATGGAGGGTTTCTCTTGGAAGAAGACTTGCCCTTCAATATTTCTACACACAACACTGTCATGTTGTTGAATTGCTCTGAGAGCATCCTTCTTTCCCCTCTCAACTGTTCCTCAAACAGTATATGTAGGGTGTTTGAGGATAAGGTTGAAGAGGGAAAAGGGTGTTTTGGTAAACTTTGCTGCCATTACTTGAAAGATTCAGCGATGAATTCTCATAAGATAAGAGTGAGGGTTGGAGGGTGCACAGCTTACACTTCCTTGGTTGATTGGAATCCTGATTCTCCTCCTGACTCTTGGAATTATGGGATTGAGCTTCAATGGTTGCCTGCACTTATTTGA